In the Gossypium arboreum isolate Shixiya-1 chromosome 10, ASM2569848v2, whole genome shotgun sequence genome, one interval contains:
- the LOC108487755 gene encoding SKP1-like protein 11 has translation MLLSKNSALESKDNEIFEVEESIAIQSELIKTMTTMVNSKAYVNERNQMVPEARCRKQANYHVEQNNKIVDEELSDWESKFFEVDMDDLHELFMAANYLEIESLLNGVTKRVGDFIKACKNVEVIRQTFGINNDFAAQQEEEIRKLNSWNHI, from the exons ATGTTGTTGTCCAAGAATTCTGCATTGGAGAGCAAAGACAATGAAATCTTTGAGGTCGAAGAATCCATTGCCATTCAATCTGAGCTCATCAAAACCATGACGACCATGGTGAACAGCAAGGCCTACGTTAACGAACGTAATCAAATGGTGCCAGAAGCAC GGTGCCGGAAACAAGCCAATTATCACGTCGAGCAAAACAACAAAATTGTTGATGAAGAACTAAGCGATTGGGAATCAAAATTCTTTGAGGTTGATATGGATGATCTTCACGAGCTTTTCATGGCAGCCAATTACCTGGAAATTGAAAGCTTGTTGAATGGAGTGACGAAACGAGTTGGGGACTTTATCAAAGCTTGCAAGAATGTTGAGGTAATTCGTCAAACTTTTGGGATTAACAACGATTTTGCTGCTCAACAAGAGGAGGAAATTCGTAAGCTTAATTCTTGGAACCATATTTGA